A window of the Streptomyces sp. NBC_00250 genome harbors these coding sequences:
- a CDS encoding class I SAM-dependent methyltransferase yields MATGRRVPERCEPMWVAGEAYEPYVGRWSRPVAHRFVRWTGAAPGGSWRDVGCGTGAVTQAVLDVAEPVTVVGVDPSAGYVAYARKSVTDQRAGFVLADAVNLPFADSTASVAVSGLVLNFVPDAPRAAAEMVRVVRPGGLVGAYVWDFEEGGMEAIRAFWDAASALDPDAAALDEAVRFPLCGRAPLGELLVGAGLEDVDVDEITVPTRFSGFDDYWQPFLGGQGPAPAYVASLSEDHRAGLRERLRSALPRAADGSIALRARAWAARGTRGT; encoded by the coding sequence ATGGCCACGGGACGACGGGTTCCGGAGAGGTGTGAGCCGATGTGGGTGGCTGGTGAGGCGTACGAGCCGTACGTAGGCCGGTGGAGTCGTCCGGTGGCACACCGGTTCGTTCGCTGGACGGGTGCGGCGCCCGGGGGGAGCTGGCGCGATGTCGGGTGCGGCACGGGTGCGGTGACGCAGGCCGTGCTCGACGTGGCCGAACCGGTGACGGTCGTCGGCGTCGACCCGTCGGCCGGCTACGTGGCGTACGCGCGGAAGAGCGTCACCGACCAGCGGGCGGGGTTCGTCCTGGCCGACGCGGTGAACCTGCCTTTCGCCGACTCCACGGCGTCGGTCGCCGTGAGCGGGCTCGTGCTCAACTTCGTACCGGACGCACCACGGGCGGCCGCCGAGATGGTTCGTGTGGTCCGGCCCGGCGGGCTGGTGGGGGCGTACGTCTGGGACTTCGAGGAGGGAGGCATGGAGGCCATCCGTGCCTTCTGGGACGCCGCGTCCGCCCTGGACCCGGACGCGGCGGCCCTGGACGAGGCCGTCAGGTTTCCCCTGTGCGGCCGGGCGCCGCTGGGTGAGCTGCTGGTCGGGGCGGGGCTTGAGGACGTCGACGTGGACGAGATCACGGTGCCGACCCGGTTCTCGGGTTTCGACGACTACTGGCAGCCGTTCCTGGGAGGGCAGGGGCCGGCGCCCGCCTATGTGGCCTCCCTGTCGGAGGACCACCGCGCCGGGCTGCGTGAGCGGTTGCGCTCGGCACTGCCCCGGGCGGCGGACGGCTCGATCGCCCTGCGTGCGCGGGCCTGGGCCGCGCGGGGCACGCGCGGAAC
- a CDS encoding CHAT domain-containing protein has translation MASVSSRQSPEQQEEERRERARLRLLQQQVRERASRRLRGDARAGSDTRPDMDRLTAAVARAKPGTRRRAAAVTALSAELLLRFRRSPEKDVADLVTAIRLLSEGAGGRTGGAAAGRRHAVDDARVERIVGSGSAADAARVALLVECCEEWEAFERVAPPGGWGTDMGQVPDLDVLRRRLAGMAGAPARQRVRMLHACGRVRAASDGPGAGYEDMVAAVALLPRTTGWGAPPGGPGSATEQVALKAAVTADAAACAIAAGRPVEAIELLETGRGVVWDQLLHATIRAELRAVNRRLARRMDRACRDLERPGRSGEAPDRYAERDVAAERNARPDTPSAEVARRWGLVLRLTEKGAARRERRWARAAGRAQGLLPDATFQTVSYLSDIRPAAAEGPVVAVILSRFGCHALLVTAEEDAPRVVPLPALTLRAAQRNARGYLTALNELTGAEREARVQATLHWLWETVVAPVFTALAPPGRTGESGGGELPRLWWCPSGPLAVLPLHAAAPRPVAGGVRGGAGERVVSSYTPTLRSLISARKARDLRRNSGSGDQGGNRGDRDRLLLVSAGGRAGHQALPATARFRDFLTGLLPEDVLTTLHGAQATTGNVKRALGRHGRVHFDCHGRQDPVSPERTGLVLHDQDLTIADLAEVRARRPEFAFLAACSTAAPDRMDLDEMISVTSVLHYRGYQSVIGTMSPVLDTSTERVAKAVYGRLTESRPDARPDSPPVSAATLLHDAVSRERLRRPRHPSAWVPFIHVGV, from the coding sequence GTGGCCAGTGTTTCCTCTCGACAGTCCCCCGAGCAGCAGGAGGAGGAGCGTCGCGAACGAGCCCGGCTCCGCCTCCTCCAGCAGCAGGTCCGCGAGCGGGCGAGCCGCCGTCTGCGCGGCGACGCTCGTGCCGGGAGCGACACCCGTCCGGACATGGACCGCCTGACCGCGGCGGTCGCACGCGCGAAGCCCGGCACTCGACGCCGAGCGGCCGCCGTGACGGCCCTGTCCGCAGAACTGCTCCTCCGCTTCCGCCGGAGCCCGGAGAAGGACGTCGCCGACCTCGTGACGGCGATCCGGCTGCTGAGCGAAGGGGCGGGCGGTCGGACGGGAGGGGCCGCGGCCGGCCGTCGACACGCCGTGGACGACGCCCGCGTGGAACGGATCGTGGGATCGGGCAGCGCGGCGGATGCCGCGCGGGTGGCGTTGCTCGTCGAATGTTGCGAGGAGTGGGAGGCCTTCGAGCGGGTCGCACCCCCGGGCGGGTGGGGGACGGACATGGGGCAGGTGCCGGACCTCGACGTGCTGCGGCGGCGACTGGCCGGAATGGCGGGGGCGCCGGCCCGTCAGCGGGTTCGCATGCTGCACGCCTGCGGCCGTGTCCGCGCGGCCTCGGACGGGCCCGGGGCCGGCTACGAGGACATGGTCGCCGCCGTCGCCCTGCTGCCCCGGACGACCGGATGGGGCGCGCCCCCGGGCGGCCCGGGGTCGGCGACCGAGCAGGTCGCGCTCAAGGCCGCCGTCACGGCGGACGCGGCGGCCTGCGCCATCGCCGCCGGGCGCCCGGTCGAGGCGATCGAGCTGCTGGAGACCGGCCGCGGGGTGGTGTGGGACCAGCTGCTGCACGCCACGATCCGGGCAGAGTTACGGGCCGTGAACCGCCGCCTCGCCCGACGCATGGACCGGGCCTGCCGTGATCTCGAACGGCCCGGCCGGTCCGGCGAGGCACCCGACCGCTACGCGGAGCGCGACGTCGCGGCAGAGCGGAATGCCCGCCCCGACACACCCTCCGCGGAGGTCGCACGACGGTGGGGGCTGGTCCTCCGGCTCACGGAGAAGGGCGCCGCGCGGCGCGAACGGCGCTGGGCGCGGGCGGCCGGACGCGCGCAGGGACTGTTGCCCGACGCCACCTTCCAGACGGTGAGCTACCTCTCCGACATCCGGCCCGCCGCCGCCGAAGGGCCCGTGGTGGCGGTGATCCTCAGCCGGTTCGGCTGTCACGCCCTGCTCGTGACGGCGGAGGAAGACGCCCCGCGGGTCGTCCCGCTGCCTGCCCTGACCCTGCGGGCAGCACAACGCAACGCCCGCGGCTATCTCACCGCGTTGAACGAACTGACCGGGGCGGAGCGGGAGGCGCGCGTCCAGGCGACACTGCACTGGCTGTGGGAGACCGTCGTCGCACCCGTCTTCACGGCGCTGGCCCCGCCCGGACGCACCGGGGAGAGCGGGGGCGGCGAGCTCCCGCGCCTGTGGTGGTGTCCCTCCGGGCCGCTCGCGGTGCTCCCGCTGCACGCCGCCGCACCGAGGCCGGTCGCGGGTGGTGTACGCGGAGGGGCCGGGGAGCGGGTCGTGTCCTCGTACACCCCGACCCTGCGCAGCCTGATCTCGGCCCGCAAGGCTCGGGACCTGCGCCGGAACAGCGGCAGTGGCGACCAGGGCGGGAACAGGGGCGACCGGGATCGGCTGCTCCTGGTGTCGGCAGGCGGCCGCGCCGGCCACCAGGCCCTCCCGGCGACGGCCCGCTTCCGCGACTTCCTCACCGGCCTTCTTCCGGAGGACGTGCTGACCACGCTGCACGGGGCGCAGGCCACCACCGGGAACGTGAAACGCGCGCTGGGACGACACGGCCGGGTCCACTTCGACTGCCACGGCCGGCAGGACCCCGTGTCGCCGGAGCGTACCGGCCTGGTGCTGCACGACCAGGACCTGACCATCGCCGATCTCGCCGAAGTCCGGGCGAGGCGCCCCGAGTTCGCCTTCCTCGCCGCGTGCTCCACCGCGGCACCGGACCGCATGGACCTCGACGAGATGATCTCCGTGACCTCCGTCCTGCACTACCGCGGCTATCAGTCCGTCATCGGCACGATGTCGCCCGTCCTCGACACCAGTACCGAGCGCGTGGCCAAGGCGGTCTACGGCCGGCTCACCGAGTCCCGCCCCGACGCGCGGCCGGATTCGCCGCCGGTCTCTGCCGCGACCCTCCTGCACGACGCCGTGAGCCGGGAACGGCTGCGGCGTCCCCGGCACCCGAGCGCATGGGTGCCGTTCATCCATGTGGGCGTCTAG
- a CDS encoding CATRA system-associated protein, which produces MEDELRQMAAEVLADVEVWQLRARNWEVVGHGLRAMRDALAAGDLVAFQEALGDVELAGPQRISGLEDSAMLPLPEQYRERLDELVHALDGDNPGSRAASGADAAGPDAPS; this is translated from the coding sequence ATGGAGGACGAGCTGCGGCAGATGGCCGCCGAGGTCTTGGCGGATGTCGAAGTCTGGCAGCTCCGTGCCAGGAACTGGGAAGTGGTCGGACACGGCCTGAGGGCCATGCGGGATGCGCTCGCAGCGGGAGACCTCGTTGCCTTCCAGGAGGCCCTGGGGGATGTCGAGCTGGCAGGCCCTCAGCGCATCTCCGGGCTGGAGGACAGCGCCATGCTGCCGCTGCCGGAGCAGTATCGCGAACGACTCGACGAGCTGGTCCATGCCCTGGACGGCGACAACCCGGGCTCCCGCGCCGCATCGGGCGCCGACGCCGCAGGTCCGGATGCTCCGAGCTGA